From a single Couchioplanes caeruleus genomic region:
- a CDS encoding mannitol dehydrogenase family protein — MLSRAAGNGRAAPPVRMVHLGLGNFFRAHQCWYTEHAPDAGDWGYAAFSGLGRGDLAARLTAQDGLYTLVTRDPSGDSFEVIGSLSRAHAADDHQAWLAYFASVDLSVVTLTVTEAGYLRGPDGGLDAGRPEVQADLAALRDDPTALVRTTPGRIVAGLAARRAAGAGPIALVPCDNVPGNGAIAGRVVRDMARLFDPALTDWLDASLAVVTTAVDRITPRPAPDEARHVREATGLDDSCPVATEPFHEWVLSGSFPAGRPAWPDAGATLTEDVTPYEHRKLWLLNGGHSLLAYAGSIRGHTTVAEAVADATCRQWLEHWWQTASAHLDQPEADLAAYRRALLDRFANPRMHHHLAQIGADGSQKLPIRILPVLRAQRAAGRMPTGATLVLAAWICCLRGLGAPVTDVRAETVIPLADGPLRDAVRRVLHELDTALGDDAEVVGTVVQQCQEFAEGART, encoded by the coding sequence ATGCTGTCACGAGCCGCCGGGAACGGACGTGCGGCGCCGCCGGTCCGGATGGTGCACCTCGGGCTCGGCAACTTCTTCCGGGCCCACCAGTGCTGGTACACCGAACACGCTCCGGACGCCGGCGACTGGGGCTACGCCGCCTTCTCCGGGCTGGGACGCGGCGACCTCGCCGCACGGCTGACCGCCCAGGACGGGCTGTACACCCTGGTCACCCGCGACCCGTCCGGCGACAGCTTCGAGGTGATCGGCAGCCTGTCCCGGGCTCACGCCGCCGACGACCACCAGGCGTGGCTGGCGTACTTCGCCTCGGTGGACCTGAGCGTGGTGACCTTGACCGTCACCGAGGCCGGCTACCTGCGCGGACCGGATGGCGGGCTGGACGCCGGCCGCCCCGAGGTACAGGCCGATCTCGCCGCGCTGCGCGACGATCCCACGGCCCTCGTACGCACCACACCCGGCCGCATCGTCGCCGGGCTGGCGGCACGACGGGCAGCAGGTGCGGGCCCCATCGCTCTCGTGCCCTGCGACAACGTGCCCGGTAACGGCGCGATCGCGGGTCGGGTCGTGCGCGACATGGCACGCCTGTTCGACCCGGCGCTCACCGACTGGCTGGACGCGTCGCTGGCGGTCGTGACCACCGCGGTGGACCGGATCACCCCGCGGCCCGCTCCGGACGAGGCCCGGCACGTCCGCGAGGCAACCGGTCTCGACGACAGCTGCCCCGTGGCCACCGAACCCTTCCACGAATGGGTCCTCAGCGGATCCTTCCCCGCCGGTCGCCCGGCCTGGCCGGACGCCGGTGCCACCCTCACCGAGGACGTGACTCCGTACGAGCACCGCAAGCTGTGGCTGCTCAACGGCGGCCATTCGCTGCTCGCCTACGCCGGCTCGATCCGCGGGCACACGACCGTCGCGGAAGCCGTCGCCGACGCCACCTGCCGGCAGTGGCTGGAGCACTGGTGGCAGACCGCCTCGGCACACCTGGACCAGCCGGAGGCCGACCTCGCCGCATACCGCCGCGCGCTGCTGGACCGGTTCGCCAATCCGCGGATGCACCACCACCTCGCCCAGATCGGCGCGGACGGCTCGCAGAAGCTGCCGATCCGCATCCTGCCGGTCCTGCGGGCACAGCGGGCCGCCGGCCGGATGCCCACCGGCGCCACGCTGGTCCTGGCCGCCTGGATCTGCTGCCTGCGCGGCCTGGGCGCGCCGGTCACCGACGTACGCGCAGAGACCGTGATCCCCCTGGCCGACGGACCGCTGCGCGACGCGGTACGACGGGTGCTGCACGAGCTGGACACCGCTCTCGGCGACGACGCCGAGGTCGTCGGCACGGTCGTACAGCAGTGCCAGGAATTCGCCGAGGGAGCCAGGACATGA
- a CDS encoding glycoside-pentoside-hexuronide (GPH):cation symporter: MTAGTAPPQAPDVAHRDTPPALRRRQYLGYAVGDAANNLTFSMASAFLLIYYTDVAGIAAATAGTLFLVIRVWGGVTDLFAGRIADATSTRWGRFRPYVLFGSIPLLLLNVALFSIPSGLSQDTKVVYAYLSYALFSLAYSFVNIPYGSLSAAMTQVPEERAKLSTARMVASSLAILGIAVIVSPQIQNAANLQSALTLITVLFAVLGFVLYLFTFLTSHEMIRPDTRKVGLAQTLAMMRRNKPLVILCASTLLCLSGMFSLQTVGVYYARDVLNNANLYIVLTVVQNVGMIIAAVALPKMMGLLGKKGAYLLGGVVAAAGGVGVAVAPGSQPWIGIVAFGVLGMGLGLTNTLIFAFQADTVDYGEWRSGVRAEGSSYAVLSFTRKAGQGIGGAVAAYTIGLGGYISGGASQTDAAVTSIRVAAGALPAVLILGAVAAMVAYPLSEKAFRAMVAEMAQRRVGEAVAALDTADPVDTDPGDGPGARS, from the coding sequence ATGACGGCCGGCACGGCACCGCCTCAGGCGCCCGACGTGGCGCACCGGGACACTCCCCCGGCATTGCGGCGCAGACAGTACCTGGGTTACGCGGTGGGCGATGCCGCGAACAATCTGACGTTCTCCATGGCGTCCGCCTTCCTGCTGATCTACTACACCGACGTGGCCGGCATCGCGGCGGCGACAGCCGGAACGTTGTTCCTGGTGATCCGGGTGTGGGGTGGGGTCACCGATCTGTTCGCCGGCCGGATCGCCGACGCGACGTCGACGCGATGGGGCCGGTTCCGGCCGTACGTGCTGTTCGGTTCGATCCCGCTGCTGCTGCTCAACGTCGCCCTGTTCTCCATCCCGAGCGGGCTGAGCCAGGACACCAAAGTGGTGTACGCGTACCTGTCGTACGCCTTGTTCAGCCTGGCGTACAGCTTCGTGAACATCCCGTACGGATCGCTGTCTGCCGCGATGACCCAGGTGCCCGAGGAGCGCGCCAAGCTGTCCACCGCCCGGATGGTGGCGTCCAGCCTGGCCATCCTGGGAATCGCCGTGATCGTCTCGCCGCAGATCCAGAACGCGGCGAACCTGCAGAGCGCGCTGACGCTCATCACCGTCCTCTTCGCGGTTCTCGGGTTCGTCCTGTACCTGTTCACCTTCCTGACGTCGCACGAGATGATCCGCCCGGACACGCGCAAGGTCGGCCTGGCGCAGACCCTGGCGATGATGCGCCGCAACAAGCCACTGGTGATCCTGTGCGCGTCCACCCTGCTGTGCCTGTCCGGCATGTTCTCGCTGCAGACAGTCGGCGTCTACTACGCCCGGGACGTGCTGAACAACGCGAACCTGTACATCGTGCTGACCGTGGTGCAGAACGTCGGCATGATCATCGCGGCCGTCGCACTGCCGAAGATGATGGGACTGCTCGGCAAGAAAGGGGCGTACCTGCTCGGCGGTGTGGTCGCCGCGGCCGGCGGCGTCGGCGTCGCCGTCGCCCCCGGATCCCAGCCGTGGATCGGCATCGTCGCCTTCGGCGTGCTGGGCATGGGTCTGGGCCTGACCAACACGCTGATCTTCGCCTTCCAGGCCGACACCGTCGACTACGGCGAATGGCGCAGCGGCGTCCGCGCCGAGGGCAGCAGCTACGCCGTGCTGTCGTTCACCCGCAAGGCCGGACAGGGCATCGGCGGGGCCGTCGCCGCCTACACCATCGGCCTCGGCGGCTACATCTCCGGCGGCGCCTCCCAGACCGACGCGGCGGTGACGTCGATCCGGGTGGCTGCCGGCGCGCTCCCGGCCGTGCTGATCCTCGGTGCGGTCGCCGCCATGGTGGCCTACCCGCTGTCCGAGAAGGCGTTCCGGGCCATGGTGGCCGAGATGGCACAACGCCGGGTCGGCGAGGCCGTGGCCGCCCTGGACACAGCCGATCCGGTGGACACCGACCCGGGTGACGGTCCAGGGGCCAGATCGTGA
- a CDS encoding NADPH-dependent FMN reductase: MTTYRVGYFVGSLSSTSVNRELARALIAVAPDGLEFTEIPIGNLPLYSPDYDANYPAEATALKDAIHRSQAVLFVTPEYNRSLPGALKNAIDWASRPWGQNAFDHIPAAVIGASIGQIGTALAQQSLRAVLSFCNARQMTTPEAYIHYTPEVFPGDGVVADESTKAFLSTFMAEFRDHITRVLTVLPRQSDAARTR, encoded by the coding sequence ATGACGACGTACCGGGTCGGCTACTTCGTCGGAAGTCTGTCGTCCACCTCCGTGAACCGGGAACTCGCGCGTGCGCTGATCGCGGTGGCCCCGGACGGCCTGGAGTTCACCGAGATTCCCATCGGCAACCTGCCGCTCTACAGCCCGGACTACGACGCGAACTACCCGGCCGAGGCCACCGCGCTGAAGGACGCCATCCACCGGTCACAGGCCGTCCTCTTCGTCACGCCGGAGTACAACCGCTCGCTGCCGGGCGCCTTGAAGAACGCCATCGACTGGGCCTCGCGACCGTGGGGCCAGAACGCGTTCGACCACATCCCCGCGGCGGTGATCGGTGCCTCCATCGGTCAGATCGGCACCGCGCTGGCACAGCAGAGCCTGCGCGCCGTGCTCAGCTTCTGCAACGCCCGCCAGATGACGACGCCTGAGGCGTACATCCACTACACGCCGGAGGTCTTCCCCGGCGACGGCGTGGTCGCGGACGAGTCGACCAAGGCCTTCCTGAGCACCTTCATGGCCGAATTCCGGGACCACATCACGCGGGTCCTGACCGTTCTGCCGCGTCAGTCCGACGCAGCCCGAACCCGGTAG
- a CDS encoding phosphoketolase family protein: MTQLASMGGDTSADFDTGGSGETVAPRPYALSDAPGPLSRDELSAVDAWWRAANYLSVGQIYLRDNPLLREPLAAEHIKPRLLGHFGTVPGLNLVWAHANRQIVARDLHAVFVAGPGHGGPGPNACAWLEGTYSELYSNIPRDERGMAAFFAQFSYPGGVPSHCAPETPGSFHEGGELGYSLLHAFGAALDDPELTVFCVVGDGEAETGPLAGSWHANKFLNPVRDGAVLPILALNEYKIANPTIFARIPEPELLELMRGYGYAPQVVAGDDPATVHQRLAAVMDDCLQQIADIRQAARAGGDGTRPAWPMIVLRTPKGWTCPPVVDGQQVEGTFRAHQVPLPAARTDDKHRQVLEQWLRSYRPEELFDDAGRPIPDLLAAIPAGERRMSANPVANGGVLLDDLRLPDWRDYGVEVKAPGGTQHEATRVLGAWLRDVTAANPATFLTFAPDELASNRLQDILEVTGRNWQAGIGEFDEKLDRRGRVIEVLSEHMCQGLLEGYLLTGRHGVFTCYEAFIHIVDAMFNQHAKWLQASAEVPWRRPIASLNYLLSSHVWRQDHNGFTHQDPGFLDVVMNKSPSIVRVYLPPDANTLLSTYDHCLRSRHYVNVVVAGKQPQADWLSVQDAALHCARGLGIWQWAGNRDEPGTLPDVVLACAGEVPTLETLAAAAILRERLPDLRVRVINVVDLMRLQPESEHPHGLPDRQFDTLFTTDRPVIFAFHGYPWLVHRLTYRRANHAGLHVRGYKEKGTTTTPFDMVMLNDLDRYHLVIDVIDRVPGLGARAAGLRQDMVDARLAARTYTREHGADIPEVANWTWQP, translated from the coding sequence ATGACGCAGCTGGCGAGTATGGGCGGGGACACCTCGGCCGATTTCGACACCGGAGGCTCGGGCGAGACGGTCGCACCACGGCCGTACGCGTTGTCCGATGCGCCGGGGCCGCTGAGCCGGGACGAGCTGAGCGCGGTCGACGCCTGGTGGCGTGCGGCGAACTACCTGTCGGTCGGGCAGATCTACCTGAGGGACAATCCGCTGCTGCGGGAGCCGCTGGCCGCGGAGCACATCAAGCCCCGGCTGCTCGGACACTTCGGTACCGTTCCCGGCCTGAACCTGGTGTGGGCCCACGCCAACCGTCAGATCGTCGCGCGTGACCTGCACGCGGTGTTCGTGGCGGGTCCGGGTCACGGCGGTCCCGGGCCGAACGCCTGTGCCTGGCTGGAGGGCACCTACTCGGAGCTCTACAGCAACATCCCGCGTGACGAGCGGGGGATGGCGGCGTTCTTCGCGCAGTTCTCCTACCCGGGCGGGGTGCCGAGCCACTGCGCGCCGGAGACGCCCGGTTCGTTCCACGAGGGTGGTGAGCTGGGGTATTCGCTGCTGCACGCGTTCGGTGCGGCGCTGGACGACCCGGAACTGACGGTGTTCTGCGTGGTCGGTGACGGCGAGGCGGAGACGGGCCCGCTGGCCGGGAGCTGGCACGCCAACAAGTTCCTCAATCCGGTACGCGACGGTGCGGTGCTGCCGATCCTGGCGCTGAACGAGTACAAGATCGCCAATCCGACGATCTTCGCTCGCATCCCGGAGCCGGAGCTGCTGGAGCTGATGCGCGGCTACGGGTACGCCCCGCAGGTGGTCGCCGGTGATGATCCGGCCACGGTGCACCAGCGGCTGGCCGCCGTCATGGACGACTGTCTGCAGCAGATCGCCGACATCCGGCAGGCGGCGCGTGCCGGCGGCGACGGCACCCGGCCGGCGTGGCCGATGATCGTGCTGCGTACGCCCAAAGGGTGGACCTGTCCGCCCGTCGTCGACGGTCAGCAGGTCGAGGGCACGTTCCGGGCGCACCAGGTCCCGCTGCCCGCCGCCCGCACCGATGACAAGCACCGGCAGGTCCTGGAGCAGTGGCTGCGCTCGTACCGGCCGGAGGAGCTGTTCGACGACGCCGGCCGCCCGATTCCGGACCTGCTGGCGGCGATCCCGGCGGGGGAGCGGCGGATGAGCGCCAATCCGGTGGCCAACGGCGGTGTCCTGCTCGACGACCTGCGGCTGCCGGACTGGCGCGACTACGGCGTCGAGGTCAAGGCCCCGGGCGGCACGCAGCACGAGGCGACCCGGGTTCTGGGCGCGTGGCTGCGGGACGTCACCGCGGCGAACCCGGCCACCTTCCTGACCTTCGCGCCGGACGAGCTGGCCAGCAACCGGCTGCAGGACATCCTGGAGGTGACCGGCCGCAACTGGCAGGCCGGCATCGGCGAGTTCGACGAGAAACTCGACCGGCGGGGCCGGGTGATCGAGGTGCTGAGCGAGCACATGTGCCAGGGGCTGCTGGAGGGCTACCTGCTCACCGGCCGGCACGGCGTGTTCACCTGCTACGAGGCGTTCATCCACATCGTCGACGCCATGTTCAACCAGCACGCCAAGTGGCTGCAGGCGAGCGCCGAGGTGCCCTGGCGCCGGCCGATCGCCAGCCTGAACTACCTGCTGTCGTCGCACGTCTGGCGCCAGGACCACAACGGGTTCACGCACCAGGACCCGGGCTTCCTCGACGTGGTGATGAACAAGAGCCCGAGCATCGTACGGGTGTACCTGCCGCCGGACGCCAACACGTTGCTGTCCACGTACGACCATTGCCTGCGCTCGCGGCACTACGTCAACGTCGTGGTGGCCGGCAAGCAGCCGCAGGCCGACTGGCTGTCGGTGCAGGACGCCGCGCTGCACTGCGCCCGCGGACTGGGCATCTGGCAGTGGGCGGGCAACCGTGACGAGCCCGGCACGCTGCCCGACGTGGTGCTGGCCTGCGCCGGCGAGGTGCCGACCCTGGAGACCCTGGCCGCCGCGGCGATCCTCCGTGAGCGCCTGCCGGACCTGCGGGTACGGGTGATCAATGTGGTGGACCTGATGCGGCTGCAGCCGGAGAGCGAGCATCCGCACGGGCTGCCGGACCGCCAGTTCGACACCCTGTTCACCACCGATCGGCCGGTGATCTTCGCGTTCCACGGCTACCCTTGGCTGGTGCACCGGCTGACCTACCGGCGGGCGAACCACGCCGGGTTGCACGTGCGCGGCTACAAGGAGAAGGGCACCACGACCACGCCGTTCGACATGGTGATGCTCAACGACCTGGACCGCTACCACCTGGTCATCGACGTCATCGACCGGGTGCCGGGCCTCGGCGCGCGCGCCGCCGGCCTGCGGCAGGACATGGTCGACGCCCGGCTCGCCGCTCGCACGTACACCCGCGAGCACGGCGCCGACATCCCCGAGGTGGCGAACTGGACCTGGCAGCCGTGA
- a CDS encoding MFS transporter, with amino-acid sequence MTAQPRAARRSVTMVFFVHGAAFASWAARIPAVEQRLHLSTGTALGLLLSGPALGGLAGSQAGGLLLARFGGRAVTACAPVAMSVCLALIPLAGCEWALFAVLVGLGLADGITGVAMNGQGVTVQDRYRRPVLNAMHGFRSIGGMAGGAAAAAMFALGMPLGIQFPVVAAVLAVCVAIAVPGLLPGRPPSRNGSRTPPRVMPKAVVLIAVLAFLSSFVEDAPASWGGIYLSSLGASTAIAATAYAAFSGGETVGRLLSDPVVARIGWVRAVRAGAALCVPVFTAALVLGRPWPALVAFGICGAAISAVFPAAFAAAGRAGSASPAWAMAQVGFAGNVGWLAVSPAIGALAGPAGLPVALALLPLAAAAIAVLAPAVRPAENSSGTGTERPARRTDPTGER; translated from the coding sequence ATGACAGCGCAGCCTCGCGCGGCACGCCGGTCGGTGACGATGGTCTTCTTCGTTCACGGGGCGGCGTTCGCGTCCTGGGCGGCCCGCATTCCCGCCGTCGAGCAGCGACTGCACCTGAGTACCGGCACCGCGCTCGGCCTGCTGCTGTCCGGTCCGGCGCTGGGCGGGCTCGCCGGCAGCCAGGCCGGCGGGCTTCTGCTCGCGCGCTTCGGTGGCCGGGCGGTGACGGCGTGCGCCCCGGTCGCGATGAGCGTCTGCCTGGCCCTGATCCCCCTCGCCGGCTGTGAGTGGGCACTGTTCGCCGTCCTGGTCGGGCTGGGCCTCGCGGACGGCATCACCGGCGTCGCCATGAACGGGCAGGGCGTCACGGTGCAGGACCGGTACCGCCGCCCCGTCCTGAACGCCATGCACGGCTTTCGCAGCATCGGGGGCATGGCCGGTGGCGCGGCCGCGGCCGCGATGTTCGCCCTCGGCATGCCGCTGGGCATTCAGTTCCCGGTCGTCGCCGCGGTGCTCGCGGTCTGCGTCGCGATCGCCGTTCCGGGACTCCTCCCGGGCCGGCCACCGAGCCGCAACGGTTCGCGCACGCCGCCCCGGGTGATGCCGAAGGCGGTTGTGCTCATCGCGGTCCTGGCCTTCCTCTCCTCCTTCGTCGAGGATGCCCCCGCCTCCTGGGGCGGTATCTATCTCAGCAGCCTGGGAGCCTCGACCGCGATCGCGGCAACCGCGTACGCCGCCTTCTCGGGCGGCGAGACGGTGGGACGGCTGCTGAGCGATCCGGTCGTCGCCCGGATCGGCTGGGTGCGGGCGGTACGCGCCGGAGCCGCGCTGTGTGTACCGGTGTTCACGGCAGCCCTGGTGCTGGGCAGGCCGTGGCCGGCCCTGGTGGCGTTCGGGATCTGCGGAGCGGCCATCAGCGCGGTCTTCCCGGCGGCGTTCGCCGCGGCCGGCCGCGCAGGATCGGCCTCCCCGGCCTGGGCCATGGCTCAGGTGGGGTTCGCCGGGAACGTGGGCTGGCTCGCCGTCTCACCGGCCATCGGCGCACTGGCGGGGCCGGCCGGTCTGCCGGTCGCGCTGGCCCTGCTCCCGCTCGCGGCCGCGGCGATCGCGGTGCTGGCACCCGCCGTACGGCCGGCGGAGAACAGCTCCGGGACTGGAACGGAGCGACCGGCGCGGCGTACCGATCCCACCGGAGAACGGTAG
- a CDS encoding DUF1622 domain-containing protein: protein MDALVSEQWLSRAVDLLVRLVEAAGAVVIFTGAVTAFVWFLIAAVRRGGTERFVPVRLSLGRFLALGLEFQLASDILRTAIAPTLREIGELAAVAAIRTALNYFLAREIKEERTELERRTAEAVPDPADPSRVSR from the coding sequence ATGGATGCGCTCGTGAGTGAGCAGTGGCTGTCGCGGGCCGTGGACCTGCTGGTACGCCTGGTCGAGGCGGCCGGGGCAGTGGTGATCTTCACCGGTGCGGTGACGGCGTTCGTCTGGTTCCTGATAGCCGCCGTACGCCGCGGGGGCACCGAGCGGTTCGTGCCCGTACGCCTGAGCCTGGGGCGCTTCCTCGCGCTCGGGCTCGAGTTCCAGCTGGCCTCGGACATCCTGCGGACGGCGATCGCGCCGACGCTGCGGGAGATCGGCGAGCTCGCCGCCGTGGCGGCCATCCGTACGGCGTTGAACTACTTCCTGGCGCGCGAGATCAAAGAGGAACGCACGGAGCTCGAGCGCCGCACGGCCGAGGCCGTGCCGGACCCCGCCGACCCGTCCCGGGTGTCGCGATGA
- a CDS encoding FAD-dependent monooxygenase, with amino-acid sequence MYYDHVAQVEMPSWSRGRVVLLGDAAYAVSLLAGQGASLAVAGAYVLAGNLARSPSVEAGLAGYERVLRPVVLDKQATGRKSRRWFLPATRTQRWLRRASLALAGLPVADRLVAGALVGKPTAMIAEQARRTGVGG; translated from the coding sequence GTGTATTACGACCACGTCGCGCAGGTCGAGATGCCGTCCTGGAGCCGCGGCCGGGTGGTGCTGCTCGGCGACGCCGCGTACGCGGTCTCGCTGCTGGCCGGGCAGGGCGCGTCCCTGGCCGTGGCCGGCGCGTACGTGCTGGCCGGCAACCTCGCCCGGAGCCCATCCGTCGAAGCGGGACTGGCCGGCTACGAGCGGGTGCTGCGCCCGGTGGTGCTGGACAAGCAGGCCACCGGCCGCAAGAGCCGGCGCTGGTTCCTGCCCGCGACCCGCACCCAGCGGTGGCTGCGCCGAGCGTCTTTGGCGTTGGCCGGGTTGCCCGTGGCCGACCGGTTGGTCGCCGGGGCCCTGGTCGGCAAGCCCACCGCGATGATCGCCGAGCAGGCCCGCAGAACCGGCGTCGGCGGCTGA
- the qcrB gene encoding cytochrome bc1 complex cytochrome b subunit — MITRRLYRALDARLGTTSAGRTALAKVFPDHWTFMFGEVAVYAFLALLLTGTYLTLFFEPSTAETVYDGAYQPLDGSTVSSAFASTVALSFDVRAGLLMRQAHHWAALLFVAAIVVHLLRVFFTGAFRRPRELNWVVGVTMLALALLNGFTGYSMPDDLLSGTGLRIIYSTVLSVPVVGSWIAMLAFGGEFPSDETTPRLYISHVLIVPAVFLALISLHLVMIIRQKHSQFPGPGRREHNVVGSRLWPAYAVRSLSLLTGVLAAVFALGGLVQINPVWIYGPFHPAQATSPAQPDWYVAWGDGALRLFPPIEVHVAGHLIPAPFFPAVGLGTVTFLLLYAWPWLERWRTGDKASHQILERPRDRPGRVAAGAYALTFFAVLLVAAADDIIARLSGIPVLGILRTLQILLLVLPFAVAAVAFLVARSLRAGTATTVGELTRADLHAGMTGPAASPGDTDHPAERIRLWRNPDDTWRWRWHGPGADLASNEVFLDREGALDAARTAYPGVPVEQDEPPEGVVLPPPRREPGPATKVAAALVWVAMAVLGRRADRRQPSRSEASK; from the coding sequence ATGATCACCCGACGCCTCTACCGGGCCCTCGACGCCCGGCTCGGCACCACGTCGGCCGGGCGTACGGCCCTCGCGAAGGTCTTCCCGGACCACTGGACGTTCATGTTCGGCGAGGTCGCCGTCTACGCGTTCCTGGCGCTGCTGCTCACCGGCACGTACCTGACCCTGTTCTTCGAACCCAGTACCGCCGAGACCGTGTACGACGGGGCGTACCAGCCGCTCGACGGATCGACGGTGTCCAGCGCCTTCGCCTCCACGGTCGCGCTGAGCTTCGACGTACGCGCCGGCCTGCTGATGCGGCAGGCGCACCACTGGGCGGCCCTGCTGTTCGTCGCCGCGATCGTCGTGCACCTGCTGCGGGTCTTCTTCACCGGCGCGTTCCGCCGGCCCCGCGAGCTGAACTGGGTCGTCGGCGTCACGATGCTCGCCCTGGCGCTGCTCAACGGCTTCACCGGCTACTCGATGCCCGACGACCTGCTGTCCGGGACCGGCCTGCGGATCATCTACTCGACGGTGCTGTCGGTTCCCGTGGTGGGTTCCTGGATCGCGATGCTGGCCTTCGGTGGCGAGTTTCCCAGCGACGAGACCACCCCGCGGCTCTACATCAGCCATGTCCTCATCGTGCCGGCCGTCTTCCTGGCCCTCATCTCGCTGCACCTGGTCATGATCATCCGGCAGAAGCACTCGCAGTTCCCCGGCCCGGGACGCCGCGAGCACAACGTCGTCGGCTCGCGGCTGTGGCCGGCGTACGCGGTGCGGTCGCTCAGCCTGCTCACCGGCGTGCTGGCCGCGGTCTTCGCGCTCGGCGGCCTCGTGCAGATCAACCCCGTGTGGATCTACGGGCCCTTCCATCCCGCACAGGCCACCTCACCCGCCCAGCCCGACTGGTACGTGGCCTGGGGCGACGGCGCACTGCGGCTGTTCCCCCCGATCGAAGTCCACGTCGCGGGCCATCTCATCCCCGCGCCGTTCTTCCCCGCCGTCGGTCTGGGCACGGTCACGTTCCTGCTGCTGTACGCGTGGCCGTGGCTGGAACGGTGGCGCACCGGGGACAAGGCGTCGCACCAGATCCTCGAGCGGCCCCGGGACCGCCCCGGACGGGTGGCGGCCGGCGCGTACGCCCTGACCTTCTTCGCTGTCCTGCTGGTCGCCGCGGCCGACGACATCATCGCCCGGCTGAGCGGGATACCGGTGCTCGGCATCCTGCGTACCCTGCAGATTCTCCTTTTGGTCCTGCCCTTCGCCGTTGCGGCCGTGGCGTTCCTGGTCGCGCGGTCGTTGCGGGCGGGAACCGCGACGACCGTGGGGGAGCTGACCCGTGCGGATCTGCACGCCGGCATGACCGGCCCGGCGGCGTCGCCGGGGGACACCGACCACCCCGCGGAACGCATCCGGCTGTGGCGCAACCCGGACGACACGTGGCGGTGGCGGTGGCACGGGCCGGGCGCCGACCTCGCGAGCAACGAGGTGTTCCTCGATCGTGAGGGGGCGCTGGACGCGGCGCGGACCGCCTATCCGGGCGTACCCGTGGAGCAGGACGAGCCGCCGGAGGGTGTGGTGCTGCCGCCGCCGCGCCGCGAGCCGGGGCCGGCCACCAAGGTGGCGGCCGCCCTGGTGTGGGTGGCGATGGCCGTGCTCGGGCGGCGCGCGGACCGCCGGCAACCGTCCCGATCGGAGGCCTCGAAGTGA
- a CDS encoding ubiquinol-cytochrome c reductase iron-sulfur subunit, whose product MTRARGPMSGEKGAVRRIRLAFGAAVLGAVGFAVTYSLGGNTQLLGVSLGLAFAGLAYGLAAWGRRLLPTGGYVEQKPGLSAPPRRRDLLAEAMDGPESPLGRRGLVGMLLLGAGSIGVALLFPLRSLLSFRRPDPVTMLRHTAWQAGTRLVTPEGTPVRLTDIGGETIQIVVPEGHIGDGDTPAFVVRLDPERLRQEPGAGRVGDVVAYSLLCTHAGCPVALYEQTTARMLCPCHQSTFDLNRDAAPIAGPAARPLPGLPIEVGTDGYLRARGDFTAPPGAGFWSYP is encoded by the coding sequence ATGACCCGCGCGCGTGGACCGATGAGCGGCGAGAAGGGCGCGGTGCGCCGCATCCGTCTCGCCTTCGGCGCGGCGGTGCTCGGTGCTGTGGGATTCGCGGTCACGTACAGCCTGGGTGGCAACACGCAACTGCTGGGCGTGAGCCTCGGTCTGGCCTTCGCCGGATTGGCGTACGGCCTGGCCGCCTGGGGTCGCCGGTTGCTGCCCACCGGCGGCTACGTGGAGCAGAAGCCCGGACTGAGCGCCCCGCCCCGGCGCCGTGATCTGCTCGCCGAGGCGATGGACGGCCCGGAGAGCCCGCTCGGACGTCGCGGGCTCGTGGGCATGCTGCTGCTCGGCGCCGGGTCGATCGGTGTCGCCCTGCTGTTCCCGCTCCGCTCGCTGCTCTCCTTCCGCAGGCCCGACCCGGTCACCATGCTGCGGCACACCGCGTGGCAGGCCGGCACCCGCCTCGTGACCCCCGAAGGGACACCGGTACGCCTGACCGACATCGGAGGCGAGACGATCCAGATCGTCGTGCCGGAGGGCCACATCGGCGACGGCGACACCCCCGCGTTCGTCGTCCGGCTCGACCCGGAACGGCTGCGGCAGGAACCCGGGGCGGGACGGGTCGGGGACGTGGTCGCCTACTCGCTGCTGTGCACCCACGCCGGCTGTCCCGTCGCCCTGTACGAGCAGACCACGGCCCGGATGCTGTGCCCGTGCCACCAGAGCACGTTCGACCTCAACCGTGACGCCGCGCCGATCGCGGGACCGGCCGCGCGGCCGCTGCCGGGCCTGCCGATCGAGGTCGGCACCGACGGATATCTGCGCGCCCGCGGCGACTTCACCGCCCCGCCCGGCGCGGGGTTCTGGAGCTATCCATGA